One Glycine max cultivar Williams 82 chromosome 6, Glycine_max_v4.0, whole genome shotgun sequence DNA segment encodes these proteins:
- the LOC100785675 gene encoding transcription initiation factor TFIID subunit 11, translating to MRKMASEDSKPVVKKEVDSNNKSSVSKKVTKFKKEEPEAVKKGPKVKKEENDDDIPIWRSTSNSKEVKKKRITIKKEEENKNNKKKKEKKVYDLPGQKRDPPEEKDPLRIFYETLFKQVPSSEMSQIWLMESGLLPKDLAKKVFEKKKKVPQKLTSPVKSVAAVKSNTKSVTVKKKSPTSPVSSVKKKTTTTTTTTSKQSKKRKAKDLSSEDDDDDDTDSDGEFVLSSVAKRRKMA from the exons ATGAGAAAAATGGCTTCGGAAGATTCGAAGCCGGTGGTGAAGAAAGAGGTGGATTCCAACAACAAGAGTTCCGTTTCCAAAAAGGTCACAAAATTCAAGAAAGAAGAGCCCGAAGCCGTTAAGAAGGGTCCTAAAGTCAAGAAGGAAGAAAATGACGACGACATTCCCATCTGGAGAAGCACCTCCAACTCCAAGGAAGTGAAGAAAAAGAGGATAACAATaaagaaagaggaagagaataagaataataagaagaagaaagaaaaaaaggtttatGATTTACCTGGCCAGAAACGAGATCCACCCGAGGAG AAAGACCCTCTTAGGATTTTCTACGAGACTTTGTTCAAGCAAGTCCCCAGCAGCGAAATGTCACAAATCTG GTTGATGGAATCGGGGTTGCTTCCCAAAGATTTGGCAAAGAAAGTatttgagaagaagaagaaagttccGCAGAAGCTCACTTCTCCAGTTAAGTCTGTAGCTGCTGTGAAGAGCAACACTAAGTCTGTCACAGTTAAGAAAAAAAGCCCAACCTCCCCTGTCTCTTCTGTTAAAAAGAAGAcaacgacaacaacaacaacaacatcaaagcAGTCCAAGAAGAGGAAGGCTAAGGATCTAAGCTctgaggatgatgatgatgatgacacaGACTCTGATGGTGAATTTGTATTATCATCAGTAGCAAAGAGGAGAAAAATGGCTTAA